The following proteins come from a genomic window of Methylorubrum populi:
- a CDS encoding ATP-binding cassette domain-containing protein gives MERNPVRFAFASSPRRHAAALGLAVGLGGPLALFVLLCLRDLIAVLTRSSSDFLPFLRIALPLPGHHDSETPILFGGWSLSPAELPLIALSSLAAAALLLAGLGAAVAYLCFSVQARATARLRARATEAILASPPGAREDLRALPGLVGQALARMGPLAAVGIVLPGLTLAAILLALVMAELAAPRLVPVIALLLAAVGLARALLASRTAARRGLRRADTAATEAGLRDLIRRMPAVRAHGAAAFERRRLGLRARAARTALVRAEARLAYARAPALALVVILPALLIATALWQGEAATEADNVLPGALVAAAGAFALAAVLVAISLRLWTQYRVVSPLFRTIAETLDALDPRLPGDRSRSPAPFPQTGALVARGVGAYDPGSGERLTGVDLTLPMPAHVAIVGHRGSGSRALAALLAGQIEPTAGAVTYGGTDLRAFDSAERARRIALAGSEAILIEGTLRQNLLYGARSGDREASGLAERIAILKLTGLDAFVYERGLEASIDPEDDPATAQAVVAARWAVREALAREGMARLVEPFDPARYNHQADIGENILFGEAVSPAFSQARLAAHPYLRAVLEAEDLTRTLVDVGLQVARSTVEIFSDLPDDHPLFETFSLFPAAERGYFEDLVARQPEARGFRRGPAGHRDRERLIGLALRYSETRHRFGLIDAALEERLVAARHSFAAMLPPRYREKVEFYDPSRLTAAASLEENLLFGRITQGEAGAEGRVRSLVRRVLAEQGLEPTVYRLGLAARIEAGVAVAGQGQRAVLGEGAIGPRERVAIEFVRCLVRRPDILVVGLSLDDRKPDEITARIERLRALRAGEALIVCLPDEDTLRRQAPFDAVLRVERNTVVTGDPLETAALPA, from the coding sequence ATGGAGCGTAACCCGGTCCGGTTCGCCTTCGCCTCGTCGCCGCGCCGGCACGCGGCGGCGCTCGGGCTGGCGGTGGGTCTGGGCGGACCGCTGGCGCTGTTCGTGCTGCTCTGCCTGCGCGACCTCATCGCGGTCCTCACCCGCAGCAGCTCGGACTTCCTGCCCTTCCTGCGGATCGCCCTGCCGCTGCCCGGCCACCACGACAGCGAGACGCCGATCCTGTTCGGCGGCTGGAGCCTTTCGCCGGCCGAGTTGCCGCTGATCGCGCTGAGTTCGCTCGCCGCCGCCGCCCTGCTCCTGGCCGGCCTCGGTGCGGCGGTCGCCTATCTCTGCTTCTCCGTCCAGGCCCGGGCCACGGCGCGGCTGCGGGCGCGGGCCACCGAGGCGATCCTCGCCTCGCCGCCGGGTGCCCGCGAGGACCTGCGGGCTCTTCCCGGCCTCGTCGGCCAGGCCCTGGCGCGGATGGGTCCGCTCGCCGCGGTCGGCATCGTCCTTCCCGGCCTGACCCTGGCCGCGATCCTCCTCGCCCTGGTGATGGCGGAGCTTGCCGCCCCACGCCTCGTGCCGGTCATTGCCCTGCTGCTCGCCGCCGTGGGCCTCGCCCGCGCCCTGCTCGCCAGCCGCACCGCCGCCCGCCGCGGCCTGCGCCGAGCCGACACGGCCGCGACGGAGGCGGGCCTGCGCGACCTGATCCGGCGGATGCCGGCGGTGCGCGCCCACGGAGCGGCGGCGTTCGAGCGGCGGCGCCTCGGCCTTCGGGCGCGGGCGGCGCGGACGGCCCTGGTGCGGGCCGAGGCCCGGCTCGCCTACGCGCGGGCCCCGGCGCTCGCCCTCGTCGTGATCCTGCCCGCGCTCCTCATCGCCACCGCCCTGTGGCAGGGCGAGGCCGCCACGGAGGCCGACAACGTCCTGCCCGGCGCACTGGTCGCCGCCGCCGGCGCCTTCGCGCTGGCCGCGGTCCTCGTGGCGATCAGCCTGCGGCTATGGACCCAGTACCGGGTGGTTTCACCCCTGTTCCGCACCATCGCCGAGACCCTGGACGCCCTCGATCCGCGGCTGCCGGGCGACCGCTCCCGCAGCCCGGCCCCGTTCCCGCAGACGGGCGCGCTCGTCGCGCGCGGGGTCGGCGCCTACGACCCCGGCAGCGGCGAGCGGCTGACCGGGGTCGACCTCACGCTGCCGATGCCGGCGCATGTGGCGATCGTGGGTCATCGCGGCAGCGGATCGCGGGCCCTCGCCGCCCTGCTCGCGGGGCAGATCGAACCCACCGCCGGGGCCGTCACCTATGGCGGCACCGACCTGCGCGCCTTCGACTCCGCCGAGCGCGCCCGGCGGATCGCGCTCGCCGGCTCCGAGGCGATCCTGATCGAGGGGACGCTGCGCCAGAACCTGCTCTACGGCGCCCGCAGCGGCGACCGCGAAGCCTCGGGCCTGGCCGAACGGATCGCCATCCTCAAGCTCACCGGGCTCGATGCCTTCGTCTACGAGCGGGGCCTGGAGGCCTCGATCGACCCGGAGGACGATCCTGCCACGGCCCAGGCGGTGGTCGCCGCACGCTGGGCCGTGCGCGAGGCCCTTGCCCGCGAGGGCATGGCCCGGCTCGTCGAGCCGTTCGACCCGGCCCGCTACAACCATCAGGCCGATATCGGCGAGAACATCCTGTTCGGCGAAGCGGTGAGCCCCGCCTTCTCGCAAGCGCGGCTCGCGGCGCATCCCTATCTGCGCGCGGTGCTGGAGGCGGAGGACCTGACCCGGACGCTGGTCGATGTCGGGCTGCAGGTCGCCCGCTCCACCGTTGAGATCTTTTCGGACCTGCCCGACGACCACCCCCTGTTCGAGACCTTCTCGCTCTTCCCGGCGGCGGAGCGGGGCTATTTCGAGGATCTCGTCGCGCGCCAGCCCGAGGCCCGCGGCTTCCGCCGCGGCCCGGCCGGACACCGCGACCGCGAGCGGCTGATCGGGCTGGCGCTCCGCTACAGCGAGACGCGCCACCGCTTCGGCCTGATCGACGCCGCGCTCGAGGAGCGACTGGTCGCGGCGCGTCACTCCTTCGCGGCGATGCTGCCGCCGCGCTATCGCGAGAAGGTCGAGTTCTACGATCCCTCCCGGCTCACCGCGGCCGCGAGCCTGGAGGAGAACCTGCTGTTCGGGCGCATCACCCAGGGTGAGGCGGGCGCCGAGGGGCGGGTGCGCTCCCTGGTGCGCCGGGTGCTCGCCGAGCAGGGGCTGGAGCCCACCGTCTACCGGCTCGGCCTCGCGGCACGGATCGAGGCCGGCGTCGCCGTGGCCGGCCAGGGCCAGCGCGCGGTTCTGGGGGAGGGCGCCATCGGCCCGCGCGAGCGGGTGGCGATCGAGTTCGTGCGCTGCCTCGTGCGCCGCCCGGATATCCTCGTGGTCGGCCTGTCGCTCGATGACCGCAAGCCCGACGAGATCACCGCCCGAATCGAGCGCCTGCGGGCGCTGCGGGCGGGCGAGGCCCTGATCGTCTGCCTGCCCGACGAGGACACCCTGAGGCGTCAGGCACCGTTCGACGCCGTGCTGCGGGTCGAGCGCAACACCGTCGTGACCGGGGATCCG